The DNA window GGTCTCTTCCTCTTCTTGTTCCTCTGCGTGTTGGGCGCGGCGTGGGTGTTCGCGTCCCGCAGCGGATATCTGGACACCCTCCAGGCGCGCTTCTTTCCCGCCGTTCGCGAGGCGGTGCGACTGTCCCCCGGAGACTTCCCGGCCGGCGTGTCGGCACCCGTGGCGGACGTGGCGTCAGTGCCGCTCAGGCCCGTGCTGGTGGGCTTCACTCCGCGCGGCTCGGCGGCGGGTCTGCTCGTGGCGGCGGGAGGGGCGACGACGTTGGACAACCCGGCGCTTCCTCCGGGCGCCGCGCAGGGCCTCTTGAAGACGGCCTATGCGCTGGATGCGCGGGCGGTGCTCTTCGCGCGCGAGGAGGAGCTGCGGCAGGCCCTGTCCATCGGCGCGGAGAACGGCGGCGTGGACATGGCGATGCTGTCGGTGGACCGGCTGGCGTCGTGGGCGCCGGGCTTGCGGGACGCCGCGCCTCGCACGGTGATGCTGGCCGGCCGCAGTCGCGGGCAGGAGGCGCTCGCGGCGGTGGGGGTGACGGACCTCGCGGGCCTGAGGGGCAAGCGCGTGGGCATCTATCCCTTCAGCTCCACGCACTACTTCGCCCTGTGGGTGCTGGCGCGGGCGGGGCTGCGGACGACGGACGTGCGGTGGGTGGAGCTGCCCTCCACGCTGGACGCGGGCCGGGCGCTGCGCGAGGGCCGGGTGGACGCGGTGGTGGGGCTGTGGGGCGACGTGGAGCTGGCGGCGCGGGACAGGGGAGGGGCGGTGCTCGCGACGACGGCGGACGCGCCGCACCTGGTGGCCACGGTGCTGGTGGCGCGCGGAGACTTCGCGGCGCGCTACCCGGACGCGGTGAGGCGTGTGCTGCGCGGGATGCTGGACGCCGGGCAGAGTGTGCTGAAGGACCCGTCGGCGGGGGCTCGGATGCTCGGCGAGGTGGCGCCGTACCTGGGCGACCCGACGGAGGCCATCCGGAGCGCGCCGCCCGCCACGCTGGCGGACAATCGAGCGTTCTTCGGTCTTTCCGGCGAGGCGCCAGTCACCTATGACGAGCTCTACCAGAGCGCCGCCGCGCTTTTTCAGAAGCTCAAGCAGGGCCCGCAGGTGCCCCTCGCGGAGGATACGAGGGACCTGGGAGCGTTGAAGTACGTGTCGGAGGCGCGCGGTCCCTGACGCGGTGGGCTGGCGCTGGGAAGGGGAGGTCGGACGTGGCGAAGAAGTCGCCGAACTACATCAAGGCCGCATTCCTGATGCCCGCCAACCTGGTGGGGCTGGGCACGGCGGCTGCCTCGGCGGTGTTGACGGGTGAGCCGCTGCCCGCCCTGGTCGCGTTGGGGCTGGAGGGCCTGTACCTGGGCGTCTTCTCCTCGATGCCGCGCTTCCAGCGCGCGGTGCGTTCGCGGGAGCCGACGGACCCGGAGGTGGCTCGCAAGGCGGTGGACTCGCTCCTGTCCGACCTGGCCCCCTCGCAGCGCGAGCACTACCAGCAGCTCGTGGGGCTCAAGGAGAAGATTCTCGCCAACTACCGCAAGCTGCCAGGCGGCAAGGTGTTGGAGACGGAGAGCGAGACGCGGCTGGACGCGATGTTGACGTCGTTCCTGCGGCTCATCTCCACGCTGAACCAGTATCGCGCGTACCTCAACAGCCCCGACCGAGGGAACCTCGAGAAGGATGTGCGGGAGCTGCAGGAGGACGTGGAGCGCGAGACGAATCCCCGGCTGAAGGACGTGAAGCAGAACCGGGTGGACATCCTGCGCAAGCGTCTGGCGCGCTTCGAGCAAGCCAGCGAGAGCCGCGAGCTGGTGAGCCATCAGCTCGCCAGCATCGAAGACATGATGCGGCTGACGCACGAGCAGTCGATTGCCATCCGGGACCCGGAGGTCGTCAACCGTCAGCTCACCATGCTGAGCGCGGAGGCCGAGGCCACCGAGGAGTCCGTGCGGCAGATGGAGCAGTTCCTGGAGTTCACCGAGGAGACGCGCGGCCCGCTGCCGCATGGCTCGCGGGTGCGGTGAGCAGGGGTCAGGGCCGGGGCGGATTCCGCCCGGGTCCTTCCCGCGTGGGCTTGGGGCGCGAGCGGAACGCGTCGAGGCCCCGGGGGCCTGTCTTCGAGAACAGCGTGCCGACGAAGAAGACCGCGGCGGCGAGCAAGGGGCCGACGATGGCGCCCACCGGGATGCCCACCACGAGCCCGACGATGCCCGCGACGGGGTGGATGCGCCAGGCAAGCACCCCGATGATGACGGAGCCCGCGAGGGTGCAGAGCAGCGAGTAGAGCTCGAAGAGTCGCATGGTGGGACGAGCGAGCGTACCGCCTGTTCGAGCCGCATGCCGCGACCGGCCCCTGGTTGGGCACCTCGTGCGCTTTGAGGCGGAGGCCAGGACGTGGGACGTTGGCTGTCAGTCACCGGGCCTTCCTGTCCAGGTGGCGGACGGCCGTCATGCCCAGGAATCCATTGACTCTCTGGCCCAGCCGTCCTGTCCTGGTGCCATGTTCCGCCGAGCCTGGTTGCCGACCCTCCTCCTCCTGCTCGCCATCGCGGGCTGTTCGCGTTGTGGCAAGGACCAGGGCCCCGTCGCCCCGCAGCAGGACGCGAACATCGCGCGCTACCTGCCCCGCGACGCCCAGGCCTCCATCGTCATCCAGGACCTGGGGGCGCTCGGCGAGAAGCTGGCGCGCTTCCAGAACCTGAAGGTCGCCTCCTTCGCCGCGCAGCTCCAGAGCTTCTCCTCCGCGGAGGGCTATGTGAACGCGGTGATGCGGCAGGTGGGCGTCGACCTGCGCAGCCGCCAGGCCCTGGAGGCCGCGGGGCTGGCTCCAGAGCGAGGCGCTGGCGCGGCCTTCCTCGGTGACAACCGCGCCGTCTCCGTCGTGGGCGTCAAGGACGCGGAGAAGCTCGAGGCCACCTTCGCGGGCTTTGCCCGCACGCGGCTGGGCGCGTCCGAGAAGAAGCAGGAGAAGGGCGCTGGCGGAAACCTCGTCACCTTCCACCGTCCCGGAGTGCCCGACGCGGCGCTGGGCCTGCTCTTCATCGACGGCGGGCGGTATGCCCTTCTCGGCGCGGGGCCCTCTGTCGCCGCGCTGCGCCCCCTGGCCAGTCAGCCCGAGGAGAAGTCGCTCGCGAAGGAGCCCGTGCTGGCCGCGTCCCTCCAGCGGCTGCCTTCGAAGCGGGACTTCCACGTGTACCTCCCAGGCGGCACGGGGCTCTTGCCCGCGGGCACCGTGCAGGGACTCACCCTCGCGGGACTCGTCGAGCCGCGCGCCATCACCGTCCACGCGGACGCGCCGTGGCCGGACACCCAGGCGTCGCTGGCCGCGCTGGACGTCGTGAAGGACGCGCCGGACCTGCGCGGGTGGCTGCCGGCGGACAGCTTCCTCGTGGTGCGCTTCCGGGGCGACCCGTCGCAGCTCGACGGCGTGTGGCCCTACCTCGCGGGCGACTACCTGACGCGTGCCGTGCAGAAGAGTGGCCTGGAGATGAAGGCGGAGGTGCTCGACAACTTCAAGCCGGGCATGGTGCTGGGCCTGTCGCTGTCGCCCCAGGTGCAACTGGGCACGGGCATGCCCGTGTTGGACCTGCGCCGCACCAACCCCTTCCGCTTCGTCAACCTCGTCGCCCTGTCGGACCTGAAGGACGCGGCGAGGACGAGCGCCCTCCTGGAGAAGTTGCCGGAACTCTCCACCCACTTCGGCGCGAAGGTGGAGGGCGCGGACCTGAAGGGCCAGCGCATCTACCTCACGTCGTACCGGGCGGGGGAGGGGGCCCACTTCGCGCTGGGGCCCAACGGCAAGCTGCTGGTCGCCTCGCCGCGGTCGCAGCTCGAGGCCACGCTCACCGCGCTCGCGCAGAAGGCCGCGGAGGGGCCGGTGGCCGCCGACTTGAAGGACGTGGGCCAGGACGCGGCCATCAGCGTGGTGCTGGACCTGCGCCGGCTGGCGGACGCGGTGAAGAACCTTCCCTCCGAGGCCTGGGGTATTGGAGGCTTCGCCATCAAGGCCACCACCGTGCGCTGGCTGGAGGCGACCGATGACCTGCGCGCGGTGACCTTGGCGGTGTCTCGCAAGGAGCGAGCCCTCCAGGCCGAGGTGTCCCTGCGTCTGACTCCCGCTGCTTCGACTCCCACCACGACCCAGCCGGCCACTCCGTGATTCACGCCCGAGATATCACCAAGGAATATGTGGATGGAGATGGCACCCGGGTTCGGGTGCTCGACGGAATGTCCCTGGAGGTCGAGGCAGGGGACTTCGTCGCCGTGGTGGGCCCGTCCGGCAGCGGAAAGTCCACGCTGTTGCATCTGCTGGGCGGCCTGGACATCGACTACCGCGGCGAGGTGAAGGTGGGTGGCGTGACGCTGGGCGGCCTCAAGGACCAGGCCCTGGCGCGCTTCCGCAACACGCACGTGGGCTTCGTCTTCCAGTCCTTCCACCTCATCCCCAACCTGTCCGCGCTGGAGAACGTGCTCCTGCCCTCGTACTTCGGGCCGCGCGACGCGCAGGCCGTCAAGCGCGCGGAGGCGCTGCTGGAGCGCGTGGGCCTGGGGGCGAAGAAGGACCGTGCGCCGGTGCGCCTGTCCGGAGGTGAGCGTCAGCGCGTGGCCATCGCGCGAGCCCTCTACGGCGGGCCTCGGCTGCTCTTGTGCGACGAGCCCACGGGCAACCTGGACGCGGCCACGGGCGACGGAGTCATCCAGTTGTTCCGTGAGCTTCACCGTGAAGGGCTCACGGTGCTGGCCGTCACCCACGAGGAGCGGATGAGCGCGGCGGCGCGGCGGGTGCTGCGGCTCAAGGAGGGCAAGCTCGTGGAGGAGCGCGCCTCGGAGCGGGCCGTCCAGGGAGGTGCTTCGTGAGGTGGGATGCGCTGTCGCGACTGGTGCGGCTGAGCCTCGCGCGCGAGCGTCGGGGCGCGTTCTTCTCCGCCTTCGGCGTGGCGATGGGCGTGGGCACGCTCGTGTTCTTCATCGGCCTGGGCCTCGGAGTGGGCCAGGTCATCCGCGAAAAGATTTTCCCCACCGACGCGCGGTTGGTGGACGTGGTGCCCTCGTCGGTGTCGCTGGGCTCGCTCCTGGGTGGCGGACAACTGGACGCGGCGGCCGTGGAGCGGCTGCGTGCACTGCCCGGTGTGGAGGCGGCCTACCGGAAGATGAACGTGCGCGTGCCGGCGGTGACCCGGTACGACGGCGTCTTCTTCGGCACGAAGCTGCGCATGGGCATGGAGGTGCTGGCGTTGGGCGTGGAGCCCGAGCTGGTGAAGGGCGACGTGCAGCTCGGCGAATTCAAGGACCCGAGTGAAGGCCAGCCGATTCCCGCCGTCGTCTCCACGCGCCTGCTGGAGCTGTACAACAAGACGTTTGCTCCGGCGCGCAAGCTGCCGCAGCTCTCCGCGGGCATGATTGTGGGCTTCGGCTTCCCGGTGGAGTTCAACCGCTCCTATGTGTCCGCGTCCGCCTCGGGCCCCAGTCGCTCGATGCAGACCCAAGTCGTGGGCGCATCCGACCGGGCGATGTTCGCGGGCATCACCATCCCGCTGGAGACGGCGATTCGCATCAACCGCGAGGCGGGAGTGGACGCGGAGAACTACTCCGGCCTCACGCTCGTCGCCACGGACCCCTCGAAGGTCCCCGAGCTGGTGGACGCGGTGAAGGCGATGGGGCTGGAGATTGACGACCAGGAGCGGCGCATGGCGGAGAACACGGGCGCGGCGGTGGCGCTCACCACGTCCGCGCTGGCGCTCCTGTCCATCCTCATCTGCGTCCTCGCGGCGGTGAACATCGCCCACGCGCTGTCCGCCTCGGTGCGCGCGCGGGCGCGAGAGATTGGCGTCATGCAGGCGGTGGGCGCGTCGCGCTCGGACATCCGGGCCATCGTCCTGGCGGAGGCCTCCGTCGTCGGACTGGCTGGTGGCGCCATCGGCACCGCGGTGGCGCTGGCCGCATCCTTCGGCGTGGACCGCTTCGCCGCGGGCTACCTGCCCAACTTCCCCTTCAAGCCCGAGAGTTTCTTCTCCTTTCCCTGGCCGGTGGTGCTGGGTGGAGTGGTGCTGGGGCTCCTGGCCGCATTGGCCGGGGCCTACTTCCCCAGTCGCCGCGCCGCCGCCACCGACCCCGCACGGACGCTCGCCGGATGACGCTTCCTTCCCGTAAGACACTGCTGGGCAATGTGCTCAGCCTGGCCGCCATCGCTTGGATTTACGGAGGAGACCTGTCGGACGCCGTGCGGGCGCGCAGCGCGGAGGTGTCCGCCCTGGTCGAGCTGCCCTCACCCGTGCGCCCCGCGGTGGTGCTGTCGCTGACCGCGCTGGCCGTCGGCGTGGTGATTCTGGGAGGAATCGCGCGGGGCAAGGCCGAGGACTTCAAGGGCTACCGCCTGCTTCCCATCCTGCTGGTGGGCGCGCTCTTCGCGGACCTGGTGCTCGCCGAGAGCCGCATCCCCATCGACTCCACGGACATGGCCTCCATGTCCCTGCAGCGCTTCCAGAAGCTGGCCCAGGAATTGTCCACCCAGACCACCGTCGCGGAGGACCCCCGCGTGCTCCAGCCCTTGCTGGAGGAGATGGGCCGTCCCCCCTACCTCGTGCGTGGGGAGCCGATGACGGCCTATACCCTCCAGGTCCGGAAGGACTGCGAGGGCCCTGTCCGCGATGCCCCAGGTGTGCTCCCTGGCACCGTGCTCTACTGTGTC is part of the Myxococcus landrumus genome and encodes:
- a CDS encoding ABC transporter substrate-binding protein — protein: MKLHRGPGLFLFLFLCVLGAAWVFASRSGYLDTLQARFFPAVREAVRLSPGDFPAGVSAPVADVASVPLRPVLVGFTPRGSAAGLLVAAGGATTLDNPALPPGAAQGLLKTAYALDARAVLFAREEELRQALSIGAENGGVDMAMLSVDRLASWAPGLRDAAPRTVMLAGRSRGQEALAAVGVTDLAGLRGKRVGIYPFSSTHYFALWVLARAGLRTTDVRWVELPSTLDAGRALREGRVDAVVGLWGDVELAARDRGGAVLATTADAPHLVATVLVARGDFAARYPDAVRRVLRGMLDAGQSVLKDPSAGARMLGEVAPYLGDPTEAIRSAPPATLADNRAFFGLSGEAPVTYDELYQSAAALFQKLKQGPQVPLAEDTRDLGALKYVSEARGP
- a CDS encoding ABC transporter ATP-binding protein → MIHARDITKEYVDGDGTRVRVLDGMSLEVEAGDFVAVVGPSGSGKSTLLHLLGGLDIDYRGEVKVGGVTLGGLKDQALARFRNTHVGFVFQSFHLIPNLSALENVLLPSYFGPRDAQAVKRAEALLERVGLGAKKDRAPVRLSGGERQRVAIARALYGGPRLLLCDEPTGNLDAATGDGVIQLFRELHREGLTVLAVTHEERMSAAARRVLRLKEGKLVEERASERAVQGGAS
- a CDS encoding ABC transporter permease; this encodes MRWDALSRLVRLSLARERRGAFFSAFGVAMGVGTLVFFIGLGLGVGQVIREKIFPTDARLVDVVPSSVSLGSLLGGGQLDAAAVERLRALPGVEAAYRKMNVRVPAVTRYDGVFFGTKLRMGMEVLALGVEPELVKGDVQLGEFKDPSEGQPIPAVVSTRLLELYNKTFAPARKLPQLSAGMIVGFGFPVEFNRSYVSASASGPSRSMQTQVVGASDRAMFAGITIPLETAIRINREAGVDAENYSGLTLVATDPSKVPELVDAVKAMGLEIDDQERRMAENTGAAVALTTSALALLSILICVLAAVNIAHALSASVRARAREIGVMQAVGASRSDIRAIVLAEASVVGLAGGAIGTAVALAASFGVDRFAAGYLPNFPFKPESFFSFPWPVVLGGVVLGLLAALAGAYFPSRRAAATDPARTLAG